The nucleotide sequence TGCCCAGATGCGGGGCCAGAATCTTGATAGCCACATAACGATTTAACGCAGGATCAAACGCCTTCAATACCACGCCCATTCCTCCCGCGCCGATAACCCCGACAATTTCATACGTTCCCAGACGCCCCAGCATCCGCTCGTCATCCGAAGGTGTCAGCAGATTCAACACGGAATGATGTGAGAAGGCAGCGACCTGATCCGTAATCACATCCAGGGCAGAATCATCATCTGGAAATCCCAATGCAAGCGTTTCGTCCTGAAGCGAATCCCGGACCGAGGCCCAGATATCGTCACTGGCAGCCGCCGCATCCAGTTGCTGACGACAGTCGCTGCATTGATCCAGGTGAATCTCAAAATCGGTCTGTTCCCTGTCACTCATTTTCTGCTGCAGGAACAGTTCGATTGATTCCGGCTGACACGTGGTTGGTTTGTTCTTCATCCTATTAGTTCCTGACAACGGATACACACATTCCTGCAGCTTCTGACAGGTATCGTGTTATAGATCACGTTCGTACTCCGCTGCTTTCTCCTGAATCCTGCGCATTACGCGGCTGCGGGCCGCATAAATGGCGCCTCGATTTTTTCTGAATTCCTGCGCGATTTCTTCAATTTCACGTCCCTCAACAGCGGTCAACCAGAACAGGTCCCAGGTATCCGGCTGGAATTCCTGACGCACATGCCGGGCAGCCCAGCGAAAGACTTCCCGCCGATACTCTAACCGTAACAGGCTCGAATCTGGTCCGTTTTCCGAAGCATGTTCATTCAGCAATGCCAGCAATTCCGATTTACCCGAACCCCGATCAGGCTTGCCACGTATCAACGCATTCAGAATGGCATTGTGCGCCACCCGATGCAGCCACGTACGAAACATTGCCCGCTCTGGATCATGAGGACGCTGCTCAACTGCTTTGGAAATGGCTATCAAAACCAGTTGGGCCACATCTTCTGCATCTGCTTCCTGCATTCCTTTTTGTCTGGCCAACCGCAAGATCACCGGCCGATAGATTTCCACGAATTCATGCCACGCCGCCTGATCCGCAGGATCGCGGACGCGGATCAGCAAACTGGCTCGTGTATCAGGAGTTGCGTTCATAATTGTGTACTTCCTTTATCCTGTTATACACAGTACGGTCCCGCATCTGACAGCCAAATCAGCATTCCTCAGAAATCCTTCGAAAGTCCCTCGGGTCCTGTTACATTATGGCTGGTCTGTTTACTGGGTTTCGTATTTGCAATGAACCTTCTGGGAAAGTGAGTTAGACAAATTGATCAACCAGACCAGGACTTCAATAGACCATTCATAGACCACATACTATATTTATCTTCTCAAGAATAATTCAATCCGGACATCCTGAATTACAGAACCATATTCCCCTCATGTCGTATATTGAGAACAACATAATCGTAGAACTGACCGACGTCTCGAAATCGTACGGAAAATTGCAGCAGACTGTCGACGCAGTCCGTGAAGTCTCGTTTGTCGTCCGTCGTGGCGAACGGGTGGCTTTACTGGGGAAATCCGGATCAGGTAAATCGACGCTGCTGAATATGATCGCCGGGCTGGATCGACCAACAGACGGACAAATCAGAGTTTCCGAACGAATACTTTCTAAACTTTCGCCGGCAGAGATGGCAGACTATCGGCGGGAACGTGTGGGAATGATCTTTCAGGCTTACAACCTTGTTCCCTGGCGCACAGCATTACAGAATGTGGAATTGCCCATGGTCTTCGCCCGCCGGGGAAAGTCAGATCGCATCGCGGCGGCGAAGGAAGCATTAGCGGCAGTGGGCTTAGCGGGGCGAATGGATCACCGGCCCAGCGAATTCTCGGGAGGCGAGCAGCAGCGCGTCGCCATTGCACGTGCTCTGATCAACAGTCCCGAACTTCTACTCGCAGATGAACCGACGGGCAACCTCGATTCCTCAACCGCCGCGGAGATCCTGGAGTCTCTCAGCCGATTCACTGAAAGTTCCGATACAGCAACACTCCTGGTCACGCACGACGAAGAACTTGCCTATCGCTTTTCCACGCGCGTACTGCATATGCAGGATGGCCGACTGGATCACGATTCAGGAGCCGACAGCGCATGAAATTTACTGACATCGTCTCCATGTCGCTCCTTGCCATTCGACGACAGAAAACCCGGACGGCGCTCTCACTGATCGGAGTCGTCATTGGTTCGCTGATGTTACTCTTCGCTTTAGCCTCACGAAGCGGCGTTCAGGAGGCAGTCATGCGGGTCTTCAGCATGAGCAAGCAACTGCGCCAGATCCACGTCACTCAGAACTGGAGTGTTGATGAGAAACTGATACCAGCTGAGGAGCTGGAAGTGGATCGCGATTTAGACGAAGCCCTGCGAGCACGTCTTCGTAAAATGCTCATACTCCACTGGCAGAGAGAACATGGTGGCGAGAGAATCGGACTGACGCAGGAACGGATCGAAAAAATCGAATCCATCCAACATGTGCAAAATATCCACCCTCAAATGTCCGCCAGCGTCACACTCATCCAGGGGGACAAGGAACTGCAGGGTTATGGCGCATCTGTGTCTGCCGACGAAGAAATGTTGCATGAACGCATCCTGGTGGGGAAAGCATTCGAGTCGGACAGTGAACCGGTGATTCTGCTCAACGAATTTGTCGCCTGGAAGTGGGGATTTGTATCTCAATCTCAAATGCAAAAACTCATCGGCACCAGAGTCAGAATCGAACATCGCCTGGGAGCAGAAGGCGTGGCGTACTCTCTCTCGCGTCGCAGTGGAGGCGACGTGGAGTTCAGCAGGGAAGAGTTAACTGCCTTAAACAGCGCGCTGGATCGTATACCGACACTGATCGAAGAACTGCCTCTGCCTGAGCAGGAACGTGCTGCTTTGAAAAAAGCATTTCAGACAACGCCCGCCGATCCCGATTCCAGGTCTGAACCTATCGAACGAATTATCGCCCAGGAGTATACCATAGCAGGAATTTACCGCAGTCCAACAGAGAGTGAAACGAACGACCATATGAGTCTCGGTCGTACAGATGGTTTCGCTGACTTCCTGCTACCCATCAAAACGGCCACGCAATTTGCGCTGCGAGTCCCGCATATCAGGAAGAATGGTTTCTATCAGGCAACTGTACTGGTTGACCATGAATCACACCTCAAAGCCGTTTCGAAACAGATTCGTGAGATGGGTCTGCGTGAATACTCATTGATTTCGATGGTCGAATTCATTCAGGAACAGGTCCGCCAGGTCACTCTTATCGTCTCGCTGGTCGCCATTTTCGCGTTAATTATTTCCGCCGTAGGGATCGCCAACACAATGGTCATGAGCGTCGTCGAACGCACGCGGGAAATCGGCATCATGAAAGCCCTGGGTGCCCGCGAAGGGCAGATTCAAATGCTGTTTCTGATAGAAGGCGCACTGATCGGCTTGATCGGCGGACTCTGCGCAATGGCAATTGGTCTGGCGATCAAAATACCGATCGAATCGTATACCATTTCGCTACTTGAAAAACAATTAAACAAAACATTCGAGCAGCAGCACGTGATTGAGTTCCCACTGTGGCTGCTGGCACTGGTGCTGGCTTTCAGCATGATCGTCACCACCCTGGCAACAATCCTGCCCGCACGCAGGGCGGCACGCATCGATCCGATCACCGCCTTGCGCCACGACTGAGAATGGCTCATATTTAACTGTAGCGTCTCCCAGACTTTTTGAACCGAGTAAAAGAGTTCCATAAACTAGGTTTAACCGTAATACGCCCCGTTCGATTGACCACTGATTGTTTTCATCCGATCGAATGGCTGAGTCCTCATTTACTGAAAACCGTTTACAACCTTGAAACGAAACCTTGATTAGCCAGTTCCGCATGATAGCATAATGAAATGACGTTTCTGATCAGAATTCAGATGTGAGAGGAAGCCTTTCTGGCATACGACCTGACCATAGCGTGGAACAGAACTGGAATTACATGTGAAAGAACATGAAATGACTCACAACGTCTCCTCAGCCTGTTTCTCTTCATCTCCCTTTCACAGTTCGCCAGTCCGTAGACTACCTCTGATCCTGATTCTGTTTTTCTCTGTAGGTAGTGAATCGGCGGCCACGGCGTCCGACGACATAACGGCTCAGAGCGGAACCAGCTTACACATCCTGGCTAATATTGACGGGACAGATCAATTACATATTTCACACCGCGCTGTCCGCTGGAAGCATGGTTCGTGGGCCTGGCCCACACATGTCGAGATTAATGGGCAACCCTGGTCTCCTCGACAACAACAGACACTCCAGGTGGGTAGTGACTCACCCTTCGTGCAAAGTCACATCAGACTGGCGGGCGCTACCATCAATAAAATTCAAGGTCGGGGTCAGGTTCGCCTGGGTTACGATGCCAACGGCTTGATCGTCCGTTTTGATGATGAGGGTCACAATGGATCTGCCAGATACGAAGTACTCATCACGTTTGCTGATCAGATTTGCAAGCAGTCAAAACAAATGATTCAAGACCTCACGTCTGAAACGGGTCTTCCGCCGAAGCCACTTGAATTGAATATTCAGACAAAGATCGACGGTGCCGACGCGATTCATATCGATTCCGATAAAGTCAAATGGACTCACTATGAATCAAGCTGGCCACGCAAAGTGTCGTTGAATGATCGAAACTGGGATCCCTATGCGGAACCAGTATTCAAACCCGAATCGAAAGGCTTTTTTATCCCGGCTGGACTGAATTTGTCCGCCGCAGAGTTGGTTGAGAAAAAAGGGAGAGGCGCGGTACAACTGCTCAAGTCTGATGATCGATTGACTATTCGATTTGACGACCGACACGCCCCAGGGAGTGACCACTATACTGCGCGAGTTCGTATCCCGATCTCTCAGCTTTGGCCTGTTGAAATTCGCTGCGACCTGCCCCAACATGTTGTCGGCGCTTCTCTGACAGTTGTGCGTTATGAAAAAGATAAGAAACGTCCCACTATTATCCCGAGACAGCATGTGTTTGATCACCTTGGGCGGACCGTTATCGCGTTACCTGCCGGCTCTTACCGGTTTGAAGTGCAACATCAACCTCGCCCGCAGGTTCTCGTGGCCTTAAAAAGCAGCCGCGTGGAAGTCGGATCTGCCACGACCGTCAGGCTTCAATCGATTCAAATTCCAACACCGCAACTGGCGGTGCAAGGTTTCCGCAGACTGGAGCTGACGCAACTGGGAATTCGATCCATCCTGCCGACCGGTGCCGTATCATGGAAACGAAACGCACAGGCAGAAAATGTTTCTTTAGTCCTCTCCAAAGACGAAAGCTACCGCATCCGAGTCTTTGGCAGCAACGAGTATGCGCAAGTCGCTTTATGGAAAGAATTGAAAACGAATGAAATTCGCCGAATCCAGGAAACAGCAGAGACCATGGTCCGGTCTTCTTTTGGCTGGCAATCAGAATCATTGCCGCCCGTCGCGGCAGGTGTGAAGCTGGATTTCCCCGACTCTCAGTATGAATTTCCTATCACGAATAACAGCTTGTTTTTAACGAATCGCCGTTTTTTGAAGCTCGGATACTGGTTCCAGATTAAGAACGGTCGCAAAGTGGTTTTTCATCCTCGGGGTTACGTACTGCCTCAGCCCCCGACCGGTCATCTGTTTGAACTCGGGGGCCCACTGGTCGGCCGCGCGAGTGCAGCAATCTTGACGAACGAAAATTTAGGAAGCCCCAACGCACGGCAATTATGGACCGATATTTGCCTCATGGATCCCCAGGGGCATATTCTGGATCACCAGAAATCATCCATCGACTGGAACTGGGAAGTACAAATGCGTGATGGCGCCGCGCCGCCGAAGCCTCCCCTGACACAGGAAGCCGTCCAGCGGTTGGGAAATGTGACTGACACGGTTCTCCTTAAAGCGCGATATCAATTGGATCAACCCGCAGAACTGGTTCTGTCTCCAGAACGTTTTGTCGCCCGGAAGTCAAAACGCGTTTCGACAACATCGCCTGCTTATATGAACTGGCGAACGTCTGCCTACCTGGCGAAGGTCGAGCGAAGCCTGAGCGAAATTGCCTCAGAACGGGAAATACCGCTCAACCCCTCGTATCGCGTCAAGTTGACCTGGTGGTTAAATGGAGGCGCCGTTGGTGGTCACGGCGGAACGACGATGCCTCTCAGCGGAATGACAGGAGACTTTAACTGGTTTAAGCATCCGTGGGCGATCTCGCACGAATTACTGCACGGATTCGGGTATGGGCACGATGAAGACATGAATC is from Gimesia maris and encodes:
- a CDS encoding RNA polymerase sigma factor, producing MNATPDTRASLLIRVRDPADQAAWHEFVEIYRPVILRLARQKGMQEADAEDVAQLVLIAISKAVEQRPHDPERAMFRTWLHRVAHNAILNALIRGKPDRGSGKSELLALLNEHASENGPDSSLLRLEYRREVFRWAARHVRQEFQPDTWDLFWLTAVEGREIEEIAQEFRKNRGAIYAARSRVMRRIQEKAAEYERDL
- a CDS encoding ABC transporter ATP-binding protein, whose amino-acid sequence is MSYIENNIIVELTDVSKSYGKLQQTVDAVREVSFVVRRGERVALLGKSGSGKSTLLNMIAGLDRPTDGQIRVSERILSKLSPAEMADYRRERVGMIFQAYNLVPWRTALQNVELPMVFARRGKSDRIAAAKEALAAVGLAGRMDHRPSEFSGGEQQRVAIARALINSPELLLADEPTGNLDSSTAAEILESLSRFTESSDTATLLVTHDEELAYRFSTRVLHMQDGRLDHDSGADSA
- a CDS encoding ABC transporter permease produces the protein MKFTDIVSMSLLAIRRQKTRTALSLIGVVIGSLMLLFALASRSGVQEAVMRVFSMSKQLRQIHVTQNWSVDEKLIPAEELEVDRDLDEALRARLRKMLILHWQREHGGERIGLTQERIEKIESIQHVQNIHPQMSASVTLIQGDKELQGYGASVSADEEMLHERILVGKAFESDSEPVILLNEFVAWKWGFVSQSQMQKLIGTRVRIEHRLGAEGVAYSLSRRSGGDVEFSREELTALNSALDRIPTLIEELPLPEQERAALKKAFQTTPADPDSRSEPIERIIAQEYTIAGIYRSPTESETNDHMSLGRTDGFADFLLPIKTATQFALRVPHIRKNGFYQATVLVDHESHLKAVSKQIREMGLREYSLISMVEFIQEQVRQVTLIVSLVAIFALIISAVGIANTMVMSVVERTREIGIMKALGAREGQIQMLFLIEGALIGLIGGLCAMAIGLAIKIPIESYTISLLEKQLNKTFEQQHVIEFPLWLLALVLAFSMIVTTLATILPARRAARIDPITALRHD